One Halobacterium sp. DL1 DNA window includes the following coding sequences:
- a CDS encoding histidine kinase produces the protein MADSLHERVFEEAAAGMAVHEPGSARLESVNRAYADVLGDDPSALEGQSLADLAAGDASALEAAIDRALGSHPEQIETTLTDASGNEQRVTLVLDAITVDDESRLLSTIRPVTDEAIETVPTPSERRLEVALAGTDTGVWEWDMTTDEVIWTESMERLFGLEPGTFEGTFEAFAERVHPEDLAVVEAAIERAVERSGLFQTEYRIERTDGEQRWVYARGEVHTDGDRGRRIIGIVTDITDRKRNDEALRQQKRQYRQLVERLPQAHYTIDSEWRVRFCNETLAERFGKPVEEIEGELLWDVFPEVSGTVVERTLRRVMETGNPENFEYQYESGDHWVNVQAYPYEGGIAAVSTDISSQREALRRILDAAPVILYRFDSDGVFQEMRGNILSRLGLEPEDLVGENIFDIYADHEEVLEAASRALDGESFRYTVTLGDITLETHYTPVYDDGEVASVIGVSMDVSELQRQRKRMEFFNSILRHDVLNGMTVIKMRGELLAAELDGQQAQYAQTIVDWCNTTTEVTKRVRQVVETLATPEEEHQLESIDVSPILDRKISELEAAYPDVTFETAIPDGVCVEADELIAEVLGNVLTNGIEHNDTDGLRIETSVETDGDTVSVRISDNGRGIDDDRTEAVFRRGESSHAKETGSGFGLFFVDVMIEKYGGDVRIEDSDADGACFVIELRANEADA, from the coding sequence ATGGCCGATTCACTTCACGAGCGAGTCTTCGAGGAAGCGGCGGCGGGCATGGCAGTTCACGAACCGGGTTCGGCCCGTCTCGAATCGGTGAATCGGGCGTACGCCGACGTGCTCGGAGACGATCCGTCGGCACTGGAGGGGCAGTCACTTGCGGACCTCGCTGCCGGGGACGCATCGGCACTCGAGGCGGCGATCGACCGTGCGCTCGGCAGTCACCCCGAACAGATCGAGACGACGCTGACCGATGCGAGCGGCAACGAACAGCGCGTGACACTCGTCCTCGATGCGATCACCGTCGACGACGAGTCCCGGCTGTTGTCGACGATCCGACCGGTTACGGACGAGGCGATCGAAACCGTACCAACCCCGTCGGAGCGACGGCTCGAAGTCGCCCTGGCCGGGACTGATACCGGGGTCTGGGAGTGGGATATGACGACTGACGAGGTGATCTGGACCGAGAGCATGGAGCGGTTGTTCGGTCTCGAACCGGGGACGTTCGAGGGAACGTTCGAAGCGTTTGCCGAGCGAGTCCATCCAGAGGACCTCGCGGTCGTAGAGGCGGCGATCGAACGCGCGGTCGAGCGCAGCGGGCTGTTCCAGACGGAGTACCGGATCGAACGCACAGACGGGGAACAGCGGTGGGTGTACGCACGCGGAGAAGTACACACCGACGGGGACCGCGGCAGGCGGATAATCGGCATCGTGACCGATATTACCGACCGGAAGCGAAACGACGAGGCGCTTCGCCAGCAGAAACGACAGTACCGCCAACTCGTCGAACGGCTCCCGCAAGCACACTACACCATCGACAGCGAGTGGCGCGTTCGGTTCTGTAACGAGACACTGGCAGAGCGTTTCGGGAAGCCAGTCGAGGAGATCGAGGGCGAGCTGCTCTGGGACGTGTTCCCGGAAGTCAGCGGGACCGTCGTCGAACGGACACTTCGACGGGTGATGGAGACCGGCAACCCGGAGAACTTCGAGTACCAGTACGAGTCCGGCGACCACTGGGTCAACGTCCAGGCGTATCCCTACGAGGGTGGCATCGCGGCCGTCTCGACGGACATCTCCAGTCAGCGCGAGGCGCTGCGTCGGATTCTCGACGCTGCGCCGGTCATCCTCTACCGGTTCGACAGCGACGGTGTCTTCCAGGAGATGCGTGGCAACATCCTCTCACGGTTGGGGCTCGAACCCGAGGATCTGGTCGGCGAGAACATCTTCGATATCTACGCCGACCACGAGGAAGTCCTCGAGGCGGCCAGTCGCGCATTGGACGGGGAGTCGTTCCGGTACACCGTCACGCTCGGGGATATCACGCTCGAAACCCACTATACGCCGGTCTACGACGACGGTGAGGTGGCGAGTGTGATCGGCGTCTCGATGGACGTTTCGGAACTCCAGCGCCAGCGCAAACGCATGGAGTTCTTCAACTCGATTCTGCGCCACGACGTTCTGAACGGTATGACCGTCATCAAGATGCGCGGGGAACTACTCGCTGCGGAACTCGACGGCCAACAGGCACAGTACGCCCAGACTATCGTCGACTGGTGCAACACGACGACGGAGGTCACCAAGCGCGTCCGACAGGTGGTCGAGACCCTCGCGACGCCCGAGGAGGAACACCAACTCGAATCGATCGACGTCTCGCCGATTCTCGACCGGAAGATATCGGAACTAGAGGCCGCCTATCCCGACGTAACCTTCGAGACAGCGATTCCGGACGGCGTCTGCGTCGAGGCTGACGAGTTGATCGCGGAGGTCCTCGGCAACGTGTTGACCAACGGTATCGAACACAACGACACCGACGGCCTCCGGATCGAGACGAGTGTCGAAACCGACGGAGATACCGTCAGCGTACGGATTTCAGACAACGGACGGGGTATCGACGACGACCGAACGGAGGCGGTCTTCCGACGCGGGGAGAGTTCTCACGCCAAGGAGACCGGCTCCGGGTTCGGGCTGTTCTTTGTCGACGTGATGATCGAAAAGTACGGCGGTGACGTCAGAATCGAAGACAGCGATGCTGATGGAGCCTGTTTCGTGATCGAACTGAGAGCCAACGAGGCGGATGCATGA
- a CDS encoding ABC transporter ATP-binding protein, whose protein sequence is MPDELGGFEDVREEVEGHPMVGLLRYARRYWPRLSVGITSSLVTRLSRLVPPLVVAAAIDRVILQSGEPGLLAQLGLVPGAAVTSEATRVALLHRLALVAALAYVVRSVTRFVSRYLLQSTAQKIQRDLRNDTYDHMQHLSLDFFANHQTGAMMSILNNDINRLERFLNDEIRQIIRVVATVGGIGAVLFWVSPPLAVIALAPVPIIGLSSAFFLTWIEPRYKRIRETVARMNARLENNIGGAKVIKAFDRYDFELDRVAGQSATYHDEKVAAIKLRRMFFATIRVLTGVAFVGILIVGGEMVIRGEFVAGPLVLGAGITTGTFTMFFLFLRRMYAPMRRIGVTVNRYQRAKSSAERVFGVLGHEPTVTSPENPVDPDDVDGRVTFDDVHFGYDDTEQVLSGVALDVEPGETVGLVGATGAGKSTLVKLVPRFYDVDSGAVRVDGTDVREYSLQGLREHVGVVEQDPYLFSGTVEENIAYGDLSALDDSPGGEQPRDEATDFRVDGRVLDAAKAAEAHEFVRDLPEGYQTQIGERGVKLSGGQRQRLSIARALLNDPAIIVLDEATSDVDTETEELIQESLRRLTADRTAFVIAHRLSTVQDADRIVVMDGGEIVELGTHDELVDTGGIYADLWNSQSGSGDSAALTE, encoded by the coding sequence GTGCCCGACGAACTCGGCGGCTTCGAGGACGTCCGCGAGGAGGTCGAGGGCCACCCGATGGTGGGCCTGCTCCGATACGCCAGGCGCTACTGGCCGCGCCTCTCCGTCGGCATCACGTCCTCGCTCGTCACGCGGCTCTCGCGGCTCGTCCCGCCGCTGGTCGTCGCCGCCGCCATCGACCGCGTCATCCTGCAGTCGGGCGAACCTGGGCTGCTCGCCCAGCTCGGCCTCGTCCCCGGCGCGGCAGTCACGTCGGAGGCGACGCGGGTCGCGCTCCTCCACCGCCTCGCGCTCGTCGCCGCGCTCGCCTACGTCGTGCGCTCGGTGACGAGGTTCGTCTCCAGGTACTTGCTGCAGTCGACTGCCCAGAAGATACAGCGGGACCTCCGCAACGACACGTACGACCACATGCAACACCTCTCGCTGGACTTCTTCGCGAACCACCAGACGGGCGCGATGATGTCCATACTGAACAACGACATCAACCGCCTCGAGCGGTTCCTCAACGACGAGATACGCCAGATAATCCGCGTCGTCGCGACGGTCGGCGGCATCGGCGCCGTCCTGTTCTGGGTGTCGCCGCCGCTGGCTGTCATCGCGCTCGCGCCGGTTCCCATCATCGGCCTGTCGAGCGCCTTCTTCCTCACGTGGATCGAACCCCGGTACAAGCGCATCCGGGAGACCGTCGCGCGCATGAACGCCCGCCTGGAGAACAACATCGGCGGCGCGAAGGTCATCAAGGCGTTCGACCGCTACGACTTCGAACTCGACCGCGTGGCCGGCCAGTCGGCGACCTACCACGACGAGAAGGTCGCCGCCATCAAACTCCGGCGCATGTTCTTCGCCACCATCCGCGTGCTCACGGGCGTGGCGTTCGTCGGCATCCTCATCGTCGGCGGCGAGATGGTCATCCGCGGCGAGTTCGTCGCCGGCCCGCTCGTCCTCGGCGCGGGCATCACCACGGGGACGTTCACGATGTTCTTCCTGTTCCTGCGCCGGATGTACGCGCCCATGCGGCGCATCGGCGTCACGGTCAACCGCTACCAGCGCGCGAAGTCCAGCGCCGAACGCGTCTTCGGCGTGCTGGGCCACGAGCCGACCGTCACCAGCCCCGAGAACCCCGTCGACCCCGACGACGTCGACGGGCGCGTCACGTTCGACGACGTCCACTTCGGCTACGACGACACCGAGCAGGTGCTCTCGGGCGTGGCCCTCGACGTCGAACCCGGCGAGACGGTCGGCCTCGTCGGCGCGACCGGCGCGGGCAAGAGCACGCTCGTCAAACTCGTCCCGCGGTTCTACGACGTGGACTCCGGCGCGGTCCGCGTCGACGGCACGGACGTCCGCGAGTACAGCCTCCAGGGCCTCCGGGAGCACGTCGGCGTCGTCGAACAGGACCCCTACCTGTTCTCCGGCACCGTCGAGGAGAACATCGCGTACGGCGACCTCTCCGCGCTCGACGACTCGCCCGGCGGAGAGCAGCCCCGCGACGAGGCGACCGACTTCCGCGTGGACGGCCGCGTGCTCGACGCCGCGAAGGCCGCCGAGGCCCACGAGTTCGTCCGCGACCTGCCCGAGGGCTACCAGACCCAGATCGGCGAGCGCGGCGTCAAACTCTCGGGCGGGCAGCGCCAGCGGCTCTCCATCGCTCGCGCGCTCCTCAACGACCCCGCCATCATCGTCCTCGACGAGGCCACGAGCGACGTCGACACGGAGACCGAGGAGCTCATCCAGGAGTCGCTGCGGCGGCTCACCGCCGACCGCACCGCGTTCGTCATCGCCCACCGCCTCTCGACGGTCCAGGACGCCGACCGCATCGTCGTGATGGACGGCGGCGAGATCGTGGAACTCGGCACCCACGACGAACTCGTCGACACGGGCGGCATCTACGCCGACCTCTGGAACTCCCAGAGCGGCAGCGGGGATTCTGCGGCGCTGACGGAGTGA